The following are encoded together in the Populus trichocarpa isolate Nisqually-1 chromosome 5, P.trichocarpa_v4.1, whole genome shotgun sequence genome:
- the LOC7476404 gene encoding probable LRR receptor-like serine/threonine-protein kinase At4g37250, with product MSFQGVQLHLWWRILALGILLLVVQSFGLNTDGVLLLSFKYSILDDPLSVLQSWNHSDQTPCSWNGVTCGSPGTDNTYYSRVTGLSLPNCQLLGTIPATLGLIQHLQNLDLSDNSLNGSLPVSLLNATQLRFLDLSSNMISGQLPETIGRLQNLELLNLSDNVLAGTLPANLAALHNLTVVYLKKNNFSGDLPSGFQTVQVLDLSSNLLNGSLPQDFGGNNLHYLNISYNKLSGPIPQEFANEIPSNTTIDLSFNNLTGEIPESSLFLNQERSAFAGNPHLCGQPTRNQCPIPSSVSPLPNISAPTSPPAIAAVPRIIGSSPATTRPGETATGSGQDEGGLRPGTIAGIIVGDIAGVAVLGLVFFYVYHCLKKRKHVETNIKNEANIAKDSWSSSSSESRGFTRWACLHKRGENEEDSGSTSTDNEAGPLDHSQRHTDHHDQNKEGTLVTVDGEKELELETLLRASAYILGATGSSITYKAVLEDGTSFAVRRIGENHVERFRDFETQVRVIAKLVHPNLVRIRGFYWGVDEKLIIYDFVPNGSLANARYRKAGSSPCHLPWEARLRIAKGVARGLSFLHEKKLVHGNLKPSNILLGSDMEPRIGDFGLERLMTGDTSYKGGGSARNFGSNRSIASRDSIQDFGPGPSPSPSPSSIGGLSPYHAPESLRSLKPNPKWDVYAFGVILLELLTGKVVVVDELGQGSNGLVVEDKDRAMRVADVAIRADMEGKEDALLACFKLGYSCALHAPQKRPTMKEALQVIERFPSSAAPYP from the exons ATGAGCTTCCAAGGTGTTCAACTCCATTTATGGTGGAGAATTCTTGCCCTTGGAATTTTACTTCTTGTAGTTCAATCTTTTGGGCTCAACACAGATGGTgttctcttgctttctttcaaGTACTCTATCCTTGATGACCCTCTCTCTGTGCTTCAAAGCTGGAACCACAGTGACCAGACTCCATGTTCATGGAACGGAGTTACCTGTGGATCTCCTGGAACAGACAATACTTATTACTCTCGTGTCACAGGCTTATCTCTTCCAAATTGTCAGCTTCTTGGAACAATTCCAGCCACTCTAGGCTTGATTCAACACCTCCAAAACCTTGATCTATCCGACAATTCTCTTAACGGATCCTTGCCTGTTTCACTTCTCAATGCAACCCAACTTCGGTTTCTTGATTTGTCTAGTAATATGATCTCTGGTCAGTTGCCAGAGACCATAGGACGGTTACAGAATCTTGAACTTCTTAACCTCTCTGACAATGTCTTAGCGGGAACTTTGCCTGCCAACCTCGCTGCTCTCCATAATCTAACTGTTGTTTAtttaaagaagaataatttCTCTGGTGATCTTCCTAGCGGATTTCAAACCGTTCAGGTTTTAGATCTCTCTTCAAATCTTCTCAATGGATCTCTACCTCAAGATTTTGGTGGTAACAATCTTCACTACTTAAACATCTCTTACAACAAGCTCTCAGGTCCAATTCCACAAGAATTCGCCAACGAAATCCCATCTAACACTACTATTGATCTATCATTCAACAATCTGACGGGAGAAATTCCGGAATCTAGTCTTTTCTTGAATCAAGAAAGGAGTGCTTTCGCCGGAAATCCTCATCTTTGCGGCCAGCCAACAAGAAATCAATGTCCAATTCCTTCTTCAGTATCTCCACTTCCGAATATATCTGCACCTACATCGCCTCCTGCAATTGCTGCAGTTCCAAGAATTATAGGCTCGAGTCCTGCAACTACTCGTCCAGGTGAAACAGCAACAGGGTCTGGACAAGACGAAGGTGGGCTTAGGCCAGGAACCATTGCAGGCATCATAGTAGGCGACATTGCAGGAGTTGCAGTTCTTGGTTTGGTTTTCTTCTATGTATACCACtgtttaaagaaaagaaagcatgtTGAAACAAATATCAAGAACGAAGCCAACATCGCGAAGGATAGTTggtcatcttcatcttcagagTCAAGAGGGTTCACAAGATGGGCATGTCTGCACAAGAGAGGAGAAAATGAAGAGGATTCTGGTTCCACAAGCACTGACAATGAAGCAGGCCCTCTTGATCACAGTCAAAGGCATACAGACCATCATGATCAAAACAAAGAAGGGACATTGGTGACTGTAGATGGTGAAAAGGAGCTTGAACTTGAAACTCTACTTAGAGCATCAGCTTACATATTAGGTGCTACTGGTTCTAGTATAACGTACAAGGCTGTTCTTGAAGATGGGACTTCATTTGCAGTTCGAAGAATTGGTGAAAACCATGTAGAAAGGTTCAGAGATTTCGAGACCCAAGTCCGTGTCATAGCCAAGTTGGTGCATCCAAATCTTGTTAGAATTCGTGGGTTCTATTGGGGCGTTGATGAGAAGCTCATTATCTACGATTTTGTCCCTAATGGCAGCCTTGCCAATGCTCGTTACA GGAAAGCGGGCTCATCGCCTTGTCATCTGCCATGGGAGGCCAGACTGAGGATTGCTAAAGGAGTGGCCCGTGGGCTGTCATTTCTCCATGAAAAGAAGCTTGTGCATGGAAATTTGAAGCCGAGTAATATACTCTTGGGTTCCGATATGGAGCCTAGAATCGGAGATTTTGGGCTGGAAAGGCTTATGACTGGTGACACCAGTTATAAAGGTGGAGGATCGGCTCGAAATTTTGGAAGCAACAGGTCTATTGCGTCACGAGATAGCATTCAAGACTTTGGACCGGGTCCTAGCCCAAGCCCAAGTCCAAGCTCGATTGGAGGTTTATCGCCTTATCATGCTCCGGAGTCTCTTCGGAGTCTCAAGCCCAATCCGAAGTGGGATGTGTACGCCTTTGGGGTTATCTTGCTTGAGCTACTAACAGGAAAGGTTGTGGTTGTTGATGAGTTGGGCCAAGGAAGTAATGGGCTTGTAGTGGAAGACAAGGACCGGGCTATGAGGGTGGCTGATGTGGCGATTCGAGCTGACATGGAGGGTAAAGAGGATGCCTTGCTGGCTTGCTTCAAGCTAGGGTATAGTTGTGCCCTTCATGCTCCGCAGAAGAGGCCAACAATGAAAGAAGCCTTACAAGTCATTGAGAGATTTCCATCTTCAGCTGCGCCATATCCTTGA